One genomic region from Amphiprion ocellaris isolate individual 3 ecotype Okinawa chromosome 20, ASM2253959v1, whole genome shotgun sequence encodes:
- the rpl13a gene encoding 60S ribosomal protein L13a — protein sequence MADRFNKVLLLDGRGHLLGRLAALVAKQVLLGHKVVVVRCEGINISGNFYRNKLKYLAFLRKRMNTNPSRGPYHFRAPSRIFWRTVRGMLPHKTKRGQAALERLKVFDGIPPPYDKRKRMVVPAALKIVRLKPTRKFALLGRLAHEVGWKYQAITATLEEKRKEKAKLRYAKKKTVINLTKQAEKNVEGKIAKYTDVLKQYGVLV from the exons ATGGCGGACCGGTTCAATAAG GTTCTGCTCCTTGATGGCAGGGGCCATCTACTCGGTCGGCTTGCTGCCCTTGTGGCCAAGCAGGTTCTTCTGG GGCACAAAGTTGTGGTGGTGAGATGCGAAGGTATCAACATCTCTGGAAACTTCTACCGTAACAAAC TGAAGTACCTGGCTTTCCTGCGTAAGAGGATGAACACCAACCCCTCTCGTGGGCCATACCACTTCAGAGCTCCCAGCAGGATCTTCTGGAGGACTGTCAGAG GCATGCTGCCCCACAAAACCAAGAGAGGCCAGGCTGCTCTGGAGAGGCTGAAGGTGTTCGACGGTATCCCCCCACCTTATGACAAG AGGAAGCGTATGGTCGTCCCAGCCGCTCTTAAGATTGTGCGTCTGAAGCCCACTCGCAAG TTCGCCCTGCTTGGGCGTCTGGCACATGAGGTTGGCTGGAAGTACCAGGCAATCACAGCCACcctggaggagaagaggaaggagaaggctAAGCTCCGCTACGCCAAGAAAAAGACAGTAATCAACCTGACCAAGCAGGCAGAAAAGAACGTCGAGGGCAAAATTGCAAAATACACAGACGTTCTTAAACAATATGGAGTCCTTGTCTGA
- the atp5if1b gene encoding ATPase inhibitor B, mitochondrial — translation MARFLRPNIRSFVTSQLRMSSDQLGELGKGAGKGGGGGGSIREAGGAMGKKQAAEEEMYFKRKEQEQLAALKQHHQEEIDHHKKEIERLQREIDRHKGKIRKLKHDD, via the exons ATGGCGAGGTTTCTGAGGCCTAACATCAGAAGTTTTGTCACTTCACAGCTGAGAATGTCATCCGACCAG TTAGGTGAGCTGGGTAAAGGTGCAGGCAAAGGTGGTGGAGGCGGAGGGTCCATCAGAGAGGCAGGTGGAGCTATGGGAAAGAAGCAGGCTGCTGAGGAGGAGATGTACTTCAA GCGTAAGGAGCAGGAGCAGCTGGCAGCACTGAAGCAGCACCACCAGGAGGAAATtgatcaccacaaaaaggagaTTGAACGTCTGCAGCGTGAGATTGACCGCCACAAGGGAAAGATCAGGAAGCTGAAGCACGACGACTGA
- the zmpste24 gene encoding CAAX prenyl protease 1 homolog yields MVETIFDLPVEKQIFYAVLGFSWTVYLWEAYLSYRQRRIYRSTTHVPQELGKIMDSETFEKSRLYQLDKSNFSFWSGLYSETEGTLILLLGGIPFLWGVAGSVTARFGFSPDYEITQSLVFLTLATLFSAFTGLPWSLYNTFVIEEKHGFNQQTLGFFLKDAVKKFVVTQCILLPVTSLLLYIIKIGGDYFFIYAWLFTLAVSLVLVTIYADYIAPLFDKFTPLPEGELKTEIETMAKSISFPLTKVYVVEGSKRSSHSNAYFYGFFKNKRIVLFDTLLEDYSPLNKAGDPQPEQPESEETSSESKAKPKNKKQGCNNPEILAVLGHELGHWKLGHTVKNIVISQMNSFLCFSLFAVLIGRKELFVAFGFTDSQPTLIGLMIIFQFIFSPYNELLSFCLTVLSRRFEFQADAFARAMGKASELYSALIKLNKDNLGFPVADWLFSMWHYSHPPLLERLRALGSVKQD; encoded by the exons ATGGTCGAAACTATATTTGACCTCCCCGTGGAGAAGCAGatattttatgctgttttgGGGTTCTCGTGGACAGTATATCTTTGGGAGGCATATCTTTCTTACAGACAG CGGAGGATATATAGATCAACAACACATGTACCACAGGAGCTAGGAAAGATCATGGACTCTGAAACATTTGAGAAGTCACGTCTTTATCAGCTGGATAAAAGCAACTTCAGTTTTTGGTCTGGACTCTATTCTGAGACTGAAGGGACG TTGATCCTGTTGCTCGGTGGAATCCCATTTCTGTGGGGTGTTGCTGGTTCTGTGACAGCTCGCTTTGGATTCAGTCCAGACTATGAGATCACCCAGTCCCTTGTGTTTCTGACGCTTGCAACGCTGTTCAGTGCCTTCACTGGACTTCCCTGGAGTTTGTACAACACATTTGTCATTGAGGAGAAGCACGGCTTTAATCAGCAG ACGTTAGGGTTCTTCCTCAAAGATGCTGTGAAGAAGTTTGTTGTGACCCAGTGTATCCTGCTTCCTGTGACCTCGCTGCTCCTGTACATCATAAAGATTGGTGGAGACTACTTCTTCATCTACGCGTGGCTTTTTACACTAGCAGTTTCTCTG GTACTCGTAACCATCTATGCTGACTACATTGCTCCCCTGTTTGACAAGTTCACTCCATTGCCAGAAGGAGAGTTAAAGACGGAAATTGAGACAATGGCCAAGAGTATAAGCTTTCCCCTCACCAAAGTTTATGTAGTTGAAG GTTCCAAGCGTTCGTCACACAGCAATGCGTACTTCTATGGGTTCTTCAAGAACAAACGCATCGTCCTGTTTGACACTCTGTTGGAGGACTACTCACCTCTCAATAAGGCTGGAGATCCACAGCCCGAACAGCCAGAGAGTGAAGAAACATCCAGCGAGTCAAAGGCTAAGCCCAAG AACAAGAAACAAGGATGCAACAACCCAGAGATTCTTGCAGTTTTGGGCCATGAGCTTGGTCACTGGAAGCTTGGACACACTGTCAAGAATATTGTCATCAGTCag ATGAATTCCTTCCTGTGTTTCTCCCTATTTGCGGTTCTGATTGGACGTAAGGAGCTGTTTGTAGCTTTTGGCTTCACTGACAGCCAACCCACATTAATCGGCTTGATGATTATCTTCCAGTTCATCTTTTCTCCTTACAATGAG CTCCTGTCCTTCTGTCTGACAGTCCTGAGTCGCAGGTTTGAGTTCCAGGCAGATGCCTTTGCACGTGCAATGGGCAAAGCCTCAGAGCTCTACTCTGCCCTCATCAAACTCAATAAGGACAACCTGGGCTTCCCCGTGGCTGACTGGTTGTTCTCCATGTGGCACTATTCCCACCCTCCTCTGCTCGAGCGTCTCAGAGCGTTGGGCAGCGTCAAGCAAGACTGA